A region of Anoplopoma fimbria isolate UVic2021 breed Golden Eagle Sablefish chromosome 24, Afim_UVic_2022, whole genome shotgun sequence DNA encodes the following proteins:
- the mpp1 gene encoding 55 kDa erythrocyte membrane protein isoform X2: MLKESRGCSLRCYSTVFYLESSTKTWTCRHRKQTGRDEKSRLADSRKQASMQTYENKGAEVYTNGSAGHMKGTELTRMKEVEFEKNPSEPMGVTLKLNDKQRCTVARILHGGMIHRQGSLHEGDEIAEINGKSVTNQTVDQLQKILKETSGVVTMKIVPNLQSRSRACEMYMRAQFDYDPTKDDLIPCKEAGLKFQTGDIIQIINKQDPNWWQGRVESGVADFAGLIPSPELQEWRVASKSKAKEGSQSCSPFGKKKKCKDKYLAKHSTIFDQLDVISYEEVVRLPAFKRKTLVLIGAPGVGRSHIKNALLTKYPEKFSYPAPHTTRPPRKEEEDGQEYYFISNEAMTKCISGNELLEYGSFQGNMFGTKTETIQKIHDQEKIALLDVEPQTLKVLLTADFAPLVVFIAPTNTAAQTENLQMIQKESDAIFTTYRHFFDVVLVNNDVDESVKGVEEAMERAISTPQWVPVSWVY; encoded by the exons GCTTCTATGCAAACCTATGAGAATAAGGGAGCTGAAGTTTACACCAACGGTAGTGCTGGACACATGAAGGGCACAGAACTGACCAGAATGAAGGAAGTAGAATTTGAAAAGAATCCTTCAGAGCCAATG GGGGTCACTCTGAAGCTGAACGACAAACAGAGGTGCACTGTGGCCAGAATATTGCACGGGGGCATGATCCATAGACAAG GGTCTTTACATGAAGGGGATGAAATAGCAGAAATCAATGGGAAAAGTGTGACAAACCAAACTGTAGATCAGCTACAAAAGATTCTC aaagaaaccAGTGGAGTCGTCACAATGAAGATTGTTCCCAACCTGCAGAGTCGATCCCGCGCCTGTGAG ATGTACATGAGGGCCCAGTTTGACTATGACCCCACCAAGGATGACCTCATCCCGTGCAAAGAGGCAGGTCTCAAGTTTCAAACTGGTGACATCATACAGATAATCAACAAGCAGGATCCAAACTGGTGGCAGGGCAGAGTGGAGAGTGGCGTTGCCGACTTCGCTGGACTGATTCCCTCCCCAGAGCTCCAGGAATG GAGGGTTGCAAGTAAAAGCAAGGCCAAAGAGGGCAGCCAGTCCTGCAGCCcatttggaaagaaaaagaagtgcaAGGACAAGTACCTGGCTAAACACAGCACGA TTTTCGACCAGCTGGATGTGATTTCTTATGAGGAGGTTGTTCGACTCCCtgcttttaaaaggaaaacactggTGCTTATTG GTGCACCTGGAGTGGGAAGAAGCCATATCAAAAATGCACTATTGACCAAATACCCTGAGAAGTTTTCCTACCCTGCACCTC ACACAACCAGACCCCCacggaaggaggaggaagatggacaGGAATATTATTTCATCTCCAATGAAGCCATGACCAAGTGCATCTCTGGAAATGAGCTGCTGGAGTATGGCAGCTTCCAGGGAAATATGTTCGGTACCAAAACTGAGACCATCCAGAAGATCCACGATCAAGAAAAAATCGCCTTACTGGATGTAGAACCACAG ACCTTGAAAGTCCTGCTGACTGCTGACTTTGCACCTCTCGTGGTGTTCATCGCTCCGACCAACACAGCTGCCCAG ACGGAAAACCTGCAGATGATCCAGAAAGAGTCGGACGCCATTTTCACCACATATAGACATTTCTTTGATGTGGTTCTTGTCAACAACGACGTGGATGAAAGCGTTAAAGGTGTGGAGGAGGCCATGGAGCGGGCCATCTCTACTCCACAGTGGGTGCCTGTATCATGGGTGTACTGA
- the mpp1 gene encoding 55 kDa erythrocyte membrane protein isoform X5, producing the protein MLKESRGCSLRCYSTVFYLEASMQTYENKGAEVYTNGSAGHMKGTELTRMKEVEFEKNPSEPMGVTLKLNDKQRCTVARILHGGMIHRQGSLHEGDEIAEINGKSVTNQTVDQLQKILKETSGVVTMKIVPNLQSRSRACEMYMRAQFDYDPTKDDLIPCKEAGLKFQTGDIIQIINKQDPNWWQGRVESGVADFAGLIPSPELQEWRVASKSKAKEGSQSCSPFGKKKKCKDKYLAKHSTIFDQLDVISYEEVVRLPAFKRKTLVLIGAPGVGRSHIKNALLTKYPEKFSYPAPHTTRPPRKEEEDGQEYYFISNEAMTKCISGNELLEYGSFQGNMFGTKTETIQKIHDQEKIALLDVEPQTLKVLLTADFAPLVVFIAPTNTAAQTENLQMIQKESDAIFTTYRHFFDVVLVNNDVDESVKGVEEAMERAISTPQWVPVSWVY; encoded by the exons GCTTCTATGCAAACCTATGAGAATAAGGGAGCTGAAGTTTACACCAACGGTAGTGCTGGACACATGAAGGGCACAGAACTGACCAGAATGAAGGAAGTAGAATTTGAAAAGAATCCTTCAGAGCCAATG GGGGTCACTCTGAAGCTGAACGACAAACAGAGGTGCACTGTGGCCAGAATATTGCACGGGGGCATGATCCATAGACAAG GGTCTTTACATGAAGGGGATGAAATAGCAGAAATCAATGGGAAAAGTGTGACAAACCAAACTGTAGATCAGCTACAAAAGATTCTC aaagaaaccAGTGGAGTCGTCACAATGAAGATTGTTCCCAACCTGCAGAGTCGATCCCGCGCCTGTGAG ATGTACATGAGGGCCCAGTTTGACTATGACCCCACCAAGGATGACCTCATCCCGTGCAAAGAGGCAGGTCTCAAGTTTCAAACTGGTGACATCATACAGATAATCAACAAGCAGGATCCAAACTGGTGGCAGGGCAGAGTGGAGAGTGGCGTTGCCGACTTCGCTGGACTGATTCCCTCCCCAGAGCTCCAGGAATG GAGGGTTGCAAGTAAAAGCAAGGCCAAAGAGGGCAGCCAGTCCTGCAGCCcatttggaaagaaaaagaagtgcaAGGACAAGTACCTGGCTAAACACAGCACGA TTTTCGACCAGCTGGATGTGATTTCTTATGAGGAGGTTGTTCGACTCCCtgcttttaaaaggaaaacactggTGCTTATTG GTGCACCTGGAGTGGGAAGAAGCCATATCAAAAATGCACTATTGACCAAATACCCTGAGAAGTTTTCCTACCCTGCACCTC ACACAACCAGACCCCCacggaaggaggaggaagatggacaGGAATATTATTTCATCTCCAATGAAGCCATGACCAAGTGCATCTCTGGAAATGAGCTGCTGGAGTATGGCAGCTTCCAGGGAAATATGTTCGGTACCAAAACTGAGACCATCCAGAAGATCCACGATCAAGAAAAAATCGCCTTACTGGATGTAGAACCACAG ACCTTGAAAGTCCTGCTGACTGCTGACTTTGCACCTCTCGTGGTGTTCATCGCTCCGACCAACACAGCTGCCCAG ACGGAAAACCTGCAGATGATCCAGAAAGAGTCGGACGCCATTTTCACCACATATAGACATTTCTTTGATGTGGTTCTTGTCAACAACGACGTGGATGAAAGCGTTAAAGGTGTGGAGGAGGCCATGGAGCGGGCCATCTCTACTCCACAGTGGGTGCCTGTATCATGGGTGTACTGA
- the mpp1 gene encoding 55 kDa erythrocyte membrane protein isoform X7: MQTYENKGAEVYTNGSAGHMKGTELTRMKEVEFEKNPSEPMGVTLKLNDKQRCTVARILHGGMIHRQGSLHEGDEIAEINGKSVTNQTVDQLQKILKETSGVVTMKIVPNLQSRSRACEMYMRAQFDYDPTKDDLIPCKEAGLKFQTGDIIQIINKQDPNWWQGRVESGVADFAGLIPSPELQEWRVASKSKAKEGSQSCSPFGKKKKCKDKYLAKHSTIFDQLDVISYEEVVRLPAFKRKTLVLIGAPGVGRSHIKNALLTKYPEKFSYPAPHTTRPPRKEEEDGQEYYFISNEAMTKCISGNELLEYGSFQGNMFGTKTETIQKIHDQEKIALLDVEPQTLKVLLTADFAPLVVFIAPTNTAAQTENLQMIQKESDAIFTTYRHFFDVVLVNNDVDESVKGVEEAMERAISTPQWVPVSWVY; the protein is encoded by the exons ATGCAAACCTATGAGAATAAGGGAGCTGAAGTTTACACCAACGGTAGTGCTGGACACATGAAGGGCACAGAACTGACCAGAATGAAGGAAGTAGAATTTGAAAAGAATCCTTCAGAGCCAATG GGGGTCACTCTGAAGCTGAACGACAAACAGAGGTGCACTGTGGCCAGAATATTGCACGGGGGCATGATCCATAGACAAG GGTCTTTACATGAAGGGGATGAAATAGCAGAAATCAATGGGAAAAGTGTGACAAACCAAACTGTAGATCAGCTACAAAAGATTCTC aaagaaaccAGTGGAGTCGTCACAATGAAGATTGTTCCCAACCTGCAGAGTCGATCCCGCGCCTGTGAG ATGTACATGAGGGCCCAGTTTGACTATGACCCCACCAAGGATGACCTCATCCCGTGCAAAGAGGCAGGTCTCAAGTTTCAAACTGGTGACATCATACAGATAATCAACAAGCAGGATCCAAACTGGTGGCAGGGCAGAGTGGAGAGTGGCGTTGCCGACTTCGCTGGACTGATTCCCTCCCCAGAGCTCCAGGAATG GAGGGTTGCAAGTAAAAGCAAGGCCAAAGAGGGCAGCCAGTCCTGCAGCCcatttggaaagaaaaagaagtgcaAGGACAAGTACCTGGCTAAACACAGCACGA TTTTCGACCAGCTGGATGTGATTTCTTATGAGGAGGTTGTTCGACTCCCtgcttttaaaaggaaaacactggTGCTTATTG GTGCACCTGGAGTGGGAAGAAGCCATATCAAAAATGCACTATTGACCAAATACCCTGAGAAGTTTTCCTACCCTGCACCTC ACACAACCAGACCCCCacggaaggaggaggaagatggacaGGAATATTATTTCATCTCCAATGAAGCCATGACCAAGTGCATCTCTGGAAATGAGCTGCTGGAGTATGGCAGCTTCCAGGGAAATATGTTCGGTACCAAAACTGAGACCATCCAGAAGATCCACGATCAAGAAAAAATCGCCTTACTGGATGTAGAACCACAG ACCTTGAAAGTCCTGCTGACTGCTGACTTTGCACCTCTCGTGGTGTTCATCGCTCCGACCAACACAGCTGCCCAG ACGGAAAACCTGCAGATGATCCAGAAAGAGTCGGACGCCATTTTCACCACATATAGACATTTCTTTGATGTGGTTCTTGTCAACAACGACGTGGATGAAAGCGTTAAAGGTGTGGAGGAGGCCATGGAGCGGGCCATCTCTACTCCACAGTGGGTGCCTGTATCATGGGTGTACTGA
- the mpp1 gene encoding 55 kDa erythrocyte membrane protein isoform X3, which translates to MTLKSNKNEPAVILESVNSVRTALSDLYLEQLLQNKPKSDKASMQTYENKGAEVYTNGSAGHMKGTELTRMKEVEFEKNPSEPMGVTLKLNDKQRCTVARILHGGMIHRQGSLHEGDEIAEINGKSVTNQTVDQLQKILKETSGVVTMKIVPNLQSRSRACEMYMRAQFDYDPTKDDLIPCKEAGLKFQTGDIIQIINKQDPNWWQGRVESGVADFAGLIPSPELQEWRVASKSKAKEGSQSCSPFGKKKKCKDKYLAKHSTIFDQLDVISYEEVVRLPAFKRKTLVLIGAPGVGRSHIKNALLTKYPEKFSYPAPHTTRPPRKEEEDGQEYYFISNEAMTKCISGNELLEYGSFQGNMFGTKTETIQKIHDQEKIALLDVEPQTLKVLLTADFAPLVVFIAPTNTAAQTENLQMIQKESDAIFTTYRHFFDVVLVNNDVDESVKGVEEAMERAISTPQWVPVSWVY; encoded by the exons GCTTCTATGCAAACCTATGAGAATAAGGGAGCTGAAGTTTACACCAACGGTAGTGCTGGACACATGAAGGGCACAGAACTGACCAGAATGAAGGAAGTAGAATTTGAAAAGAATCCTTCAGAGCCAATG GGGGTCACTCTGAAGCTGAACGACAAACAGAGGTGCACTGTGGCCAGAATATTGCACGGGGGCATGATCCATAGACAAG GGTCTTTACATGAAGGGGATGAAATAGCAGAAATCAATGGGAAAAGTGTGACAAACCAAACTGTAGATCAGCTACAAAAGATTCTC aaagaaaccAGTGGAGTCGTCACAATGAAGATTGTTCCCAACCTGCAGAGTCGATCCCGCGCCTGTGAG ATGTACATGAGGGCCCAGTTTGACTATGACCCCACCAAGGATGACCTCATCCCGTGCAAAGAGGCAGGTCTCAAGTTTCAAACTGGTGACATCATACAGATAATCAACAAGCAGGATCCAAACTGGTGGCAGGGCAGAGTGGAGAGTGGCGTTGCCGACTTCGCTGGACTGATTCCCTCCCCAGAGCTCCAGGAATG GAGGGTTGCAAGTAAAAGCAAGGCCAAAGAGGGCAGCCAGTCCTGCAGCCcatttggaaagaaaaagaagtgcaAGGACAAGTACCTGGCTAAACACAGCACGA TTTTCGACCAGCTGGATGTGATTTCTTATGAGGAGGTTGTTCGACTCCCtgcttttaaaaggaaaacactggTGCTTATTG GTGCACCTGGAGTGGGAAGAAGCCATATCAAAAATGCACTATTGACCAAATACCCTGAGAAGTTTTCCTACCCTGCACCTC ACACAACCAGACCCCCacggaaggaggaggaagatggacaGGAATATTATTTCATCTCCAATGAAGCCATGACCAAGTGCATCTCTGGAAATGAGCTGCTGGAGTATGGCAGCTTCCAGGGAAATATGTTCGGTACCAAAACTGAGACCATCCAGAAGATCCACGATCAAGAAAAAATCGCCTTACTGGATGTAGAACCACAG ACCTTGAAAGTCCTGCTGACTGCTGACTTTGCACCTCTCGTGGTGTTCATCGCTCCGACCAACACAGCTGCCCAG ACGGAAAACCTGCAGATGATCCAGAAAGAGTCGGACGCCATTTTCACCACATATAGACATTTCTTTGATGTGGTTCTTGTCAACAACGACGTGGATGAAAGCGTTAAAGGTGTGGAGGAGGCCATGGAGCGGGCCATCTCTACTCCACAGTGGGTGCCTGTATCATGGGTGTACTGA
- the mpp1 gene encoding 55 kDa erythrocyte membrane protein isoform X6, with translation MLASGKQREGAHDRCLFLDKASMQTYENKGAEVYTNGSAGHMKGTELTRMKEVEFEKNPSEPMGVTLKLNDKQRCTVARILHGGMIHRQGSLHEGDEIAEINGKSVTNQTVDQLQKILKETSGVVTMKIVPNLQSRSRACEMYMRAQFDYDPTKDDLIPCKEAGLKFQTGDIIQIINKQDPNWWQGRVESGVADFAGLIPSPELQEWRVASKSKAKEGSQSCSPFGKKKKCKDKYLAKHSTIFDQLDVISYEEVVRLPAFKRKTLVLIGAPGVGRSHIKNALLTKYPEKFSYPAPHTTRPPRKEEEDGQEYYFISNEAMTKCISGNELLEYGSFQGNMFGTKTETIQKIHDQEKIALLDVEPQTLKVLLTADFAPLVVFIAPTNTAAQTENLQMIQKESDAIFTTYRHFFDVVLVNNDVDESVKGVEEAMERAISTPQWVPVSWVY, from the exons GCTTCTATGCAAACCTATGAGAATAAGGGAGCTGAAGTTTACACCAACGGTAGTGCTGGACACATGAAGGGCACAGAACTGACCAGAATGAAGGAAGTAGAATTTGAAAAGAATCCTTCAGAGCCAATG GGGGTCACTCTGAAGCTGAACGACAAACAGAGGTGCACTGTGGCCAGAATATTGCACGGGGGCATGATCCATAGACAAG GGTCTTTACATGAAGGGGATGAAATAGCAGAAATCAATGGGAAAAGTGTGACAAACCAAACTGTAGATCAGCTACAAAAGATTCTC aaagaaaccAGTGGAGTCGTCACAATGAAGATTGTTCCCAACCTGCAGAGTCGATCCCGCGCCTGTGAG ATGTACATGAGGGCCCAGTTTGACTATGACCCCACCAAGGATGACCTCATCCCGTGCAAAGAGGCAGGTCTCAAGTTTCAAACTGGTGACATCATACAGATAATCAACAAGCAGGATCCAAACTGGTGGCAGGGCAGAGTGGAGAGTGGCGTTGCCGACTTCGCTGGACTGATTCCCTCCCCAGAGCTCCAGGAATG GAGGGTTGCAAGTAAAAGCAAGGCCAAAGAGGGCAGCCAGTCCTGCAGCCcatttggaaagaaaaagaagtgcaAGGACAAGTACCTGGCTAAACACAGCACGA TTTTCGACCAGCTGGATGTGATTTCTTATGAGGAGGTTGTTCGACTCCCtgcttttaaaaggaaaacactggTGCTTATTG GTGCACCTGGAGTGGGAAGAAGCCATATCAAAAATGCACTATTGACCAAATACCCTGAGAAGTTTTCCTACCCTGCACCTC ACACAACCAGACCCCCacggaaggaggaggaagatggacaGGAATATTATTTCATCTCCAATGAAGCCATGACCAAGTGCATCTCTGGAAATGAGCTGCTGGAGTATGGCAGCTTCCAGGGAAATATGTTCGGTACCAAAACTGAGACCATCCAGAAGATCCACGATCAAGAAAAAATCGCCTTACTGGATGTAGAACCACAG ACCTTGAAAGTCCTGCTGACTGCTGACTTTGCACCTCTCGTGGTGTTCATCGCTCCGACCAACACAGCTGCCCAG ACGGAAAACCTGCAGATGATCCAGAAAGAGTCGGACGCCATTTTCACCACATATAGACATTTCTTTGATGTGGTTCTTGTCAACAACGACGTGGATGAAAGCGTTAAAGGTGTGGAGGAGGCCATGGAGCGGGCCATCTCTACTCCACAGTGGGTGCCTGTATCATGGGTGTACTGA
- the mpp1 gene encoding 55 kDa erythrocyte membrane protein isoform X4, giving the protein MCDSSTKTWTCRHRKQTGRDEKSRLADSRKQVCRQASMQTYENKGAEVYTNGSAGHMKGTELTRMKEVEFEKNPSEPMGVTLKLNDKQRCTVARILHGGMIHRQGSLHEGDEIAEINGKSVTNQTVDQLQKILKETSGVVTMKIVPNLQSRSRACEMYMRAQFDYDPTKDDLIPCKEAGLKFQTGDIIQIINKQDPNWWQGRVESGVADFAGLIPSPELQEWRVASKSKAKEGSQSCSPFGKKKKCKDKYLAKHSTIFDQLDVISYEEVVRLPAFKRKTLVLIGAPGVGRSHIKNALLTKYPEKFSYPAPHTTRPPRKEEEDGQEYYFISNEAMTKCISGNELLEYGSFQGNMFGTKTETIQKIHDQEKIALLDVEPQTLKVLLTADFAPLVVFIAPTNTAAQTENLQMIQKESDAIFTTYRHFFDVVLVNNDVDESVKGVEEAMERAISTPQWVPVSWVY; this is encoded by the exons GCTTCTATGCAAACCTATGAGAATAAGGGAGCTGAAGTTTACACCAACGGTAGTGCTGGACACATGAAGGGCACAGAACTGACCAGAATGAAGGAAGTAGAATTTGAAAAGAATCCTTCAGAGCCAATG GGGGTCACTCTGAAGCTGAACGACAAACAGAGGTGCACTGTGGCCAGAATATTGCACGGGGGCATGATCCATAGACAAG GGTCTTTACATGAAGGGGATGAAATAGCAGAAATCAATGGGAAAAGTGTGACAAACCAAACTGTAGATCAGCTACAAAAGATTCTC aaagaaaccAGTGGAGTCGTCACAATGAAGATTGTTCCCAACCTGCAGAGTCGATCCCGCGCCTGTGAG ATGTACATGAGGGCCCAGTTTGACTATGACCCCACCAAGGATGACCTCATCCCGTGCAAAGAGGCAGGTCTCAAGTTTCAAACTGGTGACATCATACAGATAATCAACAAGCAGGATCCAAACTGGTGGCAGGGCAGAGTGGAGAGTGGCGTTGCCGACTTCGCTGGACTGATTCCCTCCCCAGAGCTCCAGGAATG GAGGGTTGCAAGTAAAAGCAAGGCCAAAGAGGGCAGCCAGTCCTGCAGCCcatttggaaagaaaaagaagtgcaAGGACAAGTACCTGGCTAAACACAGCACGA TTTTCGACCAGCTGGATGTGATTTCTTATGAGGAGGTTGTTCGACTCCCtgcttttaaaaggaaaacactggTGCTTATTG GTGCACCTGGAGTGGGAAGAAGCCATATCAAAAATGCACTATTGACCAAATACCCTGAGAAGTTTTCCTACCCTGCACCTC ACACAACCAGACCCCCacggaaggaggaggaagatggacaGGAATATTATTTCATCTCCAATGAAGCCATGACCAAGTGCATCTCTGGAAATGAGCTGCTGGAGTATGGCAGCTTCCAGGGAAATATGTTCGGTACCAAAACTGAGACCATCCAGAAGATCCACGATCAAGAAAAAATCGCCTTACTGGATGTAGAACCACAG ACCTTGAAAGTCCTGCTGACTGCTGACTTTGCACCTCTCGTGGTGTTCATCGCTCCGACCAACACAGCTGCCCAG ACGGAAAACCTGCAGATGATCCAGAAAGAGTCGGACGCCATTTTCACCACATATAGACATTTCTTTGATGTGGTTCTTGTCAACAACGACGTGGATGAAAGCGTTAAAGGTGTGGAGGAGGCCATGGAGCGGGCCATCTCTACTCCACAGTGGGTGCCTGTATCATGGGTGTACTGA